Proteins co-encoded in one Arthrobacter sp. ERGS1:01 genomic window:
- a CDS encoding DUF222 domain-containing protein, whose protein sequence is MGTIHRPGLERGSSPSGPSIPFLRPGRVPEADAYGPGVGVDAVFARLIATDPFADDPRMENVTWVGPARAATVEEWAGLTGLDAAPVYVSLPPTDVQGRLELVRASVPDHPKAPRPNNPAGIRWTPAAGADALDGLDPSGLADNDLLDYAHAANRLAAFAQAMEATALAAFAARRPPLEGETRRDRHPDTSFWAAGELMAVYAIGEGAAARRMDDAETLVSALPATHALLRQGLLDAVRVRAIRHGLENVPESLFPVLEPLFLPGASRMNPASLTRKIRRLAEKHNPEPLTERHNRAAVQRRVWFTPLPDAMAQIGAVLPAVPALALFESLQAWALNAQREGNPSTALTPTGRPSRSLDNYMADCFLDLIHQAFLHPGRNGGNRDCSDVAGPDRAFLGPTDGQAPCNSTFVPRIPAKVAVEVPVMTLLGHTEEPGNLDGYGPIPADQARELAAGAKSWQRILTDPERGTRLSIGRGSHKPPADMVRLVRLRDPVCTGIGCDHPARSCDIDHTIPFHQDRYGPDGTLLPKGETSVENLRPRSRYCHRLKDDPITGWTVEPAGPGITRTITPTGREYLHSQNDGDGPEPSDAPCPF, encoded by the coding sequence ATGGGCACCATCCACCGGCCCGGTTTAGAGAGGGGCTCCAGCCCCTCCGGTCCGTCGATTCCGTTTCTCCGCCCCGGCCGCGTGCCGGAGGCCGATGCTTACGGGCCCGGCGTTGGTGTTGATGCCGTGTTCGCCCGGCTGATCGCCACCGATCCTTTTGCCGATGACCCCCGGATGGAGAATGTGACGTGGGTTGGCCCGGCGCGTGCGGCCACGGTCGAGGAATGGGCGGGGCTCACCGGCCTGGACGCGGCCCCGGTCTACGTTTCTTTGCCGCCTACGGACGTTCAGGGGCGGCTGGAGTTGGTGCGGGCGTCCGTCCCCGACCATCCCAAAGCTCCCCGGCCCAATAATCCGGCCGGTATCCGTTGGACGCCGGCGGCCGGCGCGGATGCGCTGGACGGCCTGGATCCTTCCGGTCTGGCGGACAACGACCTGCTCGACTACGCCCACGCGGCAAATCGCCTTGCCGCCTTCGCCCAGGCCATGGAAGCGACAGCCCTTGCGGCCTTTGCTGCCCGCCGGCCGCCCTTGGAGGGCGAAACCCGCCGGGACCGGCATCCGGACACCTCGTTCTGGGCGGCCGGGGAACTTATGGCGGTCTACGCGATCGGAGAAGGTGCCGCCGCGCGTCGCATGGACGACGCCGAGACTCTCGTCAGTGCACTGCCGGCCACTCATGCCCTGTTGAGGCAGGGACTGTTGGACGCGGTTCGCGTCCGGGCGATCCGCCATGGACTGGAAAACGTGCCCGAGTCGCTCTTCCCCGTGCTGGAGCCTCTGTTCCTGCCCGGCGCCTCACGCATGAACCCGGCCTCACTCACCCGCAAGATTCGGCGCCTTGCCGAGAAGCATAATCCGGAGCCGCTGACGGAACGTCACAACAGGGCCGCGGTGCAACGACGTGTCTGGTTCACCCCGCTTCCGGATGCCATGGCGCAGATTGGCGCAGTTCTTCCTGCCGTTCCGGCCTTGGCGTTGTTTGAGTCATTGCAGGCCTGGGCGCTCAACGCCCAACGGGAGGGCAATCCCAGCACGGCCCTGACTCCTACGGGGAGACCATCTCGGAGCCTGGACAACTACATGGCGGACTGCTTCCTGGACCTGATCCACCAGGCCTTCCTGCACCCGGGCCGCAATGGCGGCAATCGTGATTGCAGCGACGTGGCAGGGCCTGATCGAGCGTTTCTCGGGCCGACGGATGGGCAGGCTCCCTGTAACTCCACCTTCGTTCCAAGGATTCCGGCCAAGGTAGCCGTCGAAGTCCCCGTCATGACCCTGCTCGGACACACCGAAGAACCCGGAAATCTGGATGGATACGGACCCATTCCAGCAGACCAGGCCAGGGAACTGGCCGCCGGCGCCAAGTCCTGGCAACGCATCCTGACAGATCCCGAGAGGGGAACCCGGCTGAGCATTGGTCGTGGGTCGCATAAGCCGCCGGCGGACATGGTGCGCCTGGTCCGCCTCCGCGACCCCGTCTGCACAGGCATCGGCTGCGACCACCCGGCCCGCTCCTGCGACATCGACCACACCATCCCTTTCCATCAAGACAGATACGGACCCGACGGCACCCTGCTGCCCAAAGGCGAAACGAGCGTCGAGAACCTGCGTCCACGGTCCAGGTACTGTCACCGGCTCAAAGACGATCCAATAACCGGATGGACAGTGGAACCGGCCGGTCCGGGCATCACCAGGACCATCACGCCCACGGGCCGTGAATACCTCCACAGTCAAAACGACGGCGACGGTCCAGAGCCGTCTGACGCACCCTGCCCGTTCTAG
- a CDS encoding isoprenyl transferase, giving the protein MAKRSSRSSAKPPVVAPWAHQSGAVMPDIPAELVPNHVAIVMDGNGRWANQRGLPRIEGHKAGEPALLDVMAGAIEMGIKYVSVYAFSTENWKRSPEEIRFLMGFNKDVLRRQRDQLDAWGVRVRWAGRRPRLWGSVIKELEVAEEHTKDNDTITLTMCVNYGGRAEISDAVAALAADVAAGKLSPRSVTEKTIQKYMYLPDVPDVDLFLRSSGEQRLSNFMLWQSAYAEFVFMDTLWPDVDRRTLWTAVDEYARRDRRYGGAVDAAAKA; this is encoded by the coding sequence ATGGCCAAACGAAGCAGCAGAAGCAGCGCGAAACCGCCCGTGGTGGCCCCCTGGGCGCACCAGTCGGGTGCCGTCATGCCCGACATCCCGGCGGAACTCGTGCCAAACCACGTGGCCATCGTCATGGACGGCAACGGGCGCTGGGCCAACCAGCGCGGCCTGCCGCGCATTGAGGGCCACAAGGCGGGGGAGCCGGCACTGCTGGACGTCATGGCGGGCGCCATTGAAATGGGCATCAAGTATGTGAGCGTGTACGCCTTCTCCACCGAAAACTGGAAGCGGTCTCCCGAGGAGATCCGCTTCCTCATGGGATTTAACAAGGATGTGCTGCGTCGCCAGCGCGACCAGCTTGACGCCTGGGGAGTGCGGGTCCGCTGGGCCGGGCGGCGGCCGCGGCTGTGGGGCTCGGTCATCAAGGAACTCGAGGTGGCCGAGGAGCACACCAAGGACAACGACACCATTACGTTGACCATGTGTGTTAATTACGGCGGCAGGGCGGAGATTTCCGACGCCGTCGCCGCACTGGCCGCAGACGTCGCCGCCGGCAAGCTCAGCCCGCGGTCCGTGACGGAGAAGACCATCCAGAAGTACATGTACCTGCCGGATGTTCCCGACGTCGATTTGTTCCTGCGCTCCAGCGGCGAACAGCGGTTGTCCAACTTCATGCTGTGGCAAAGCGCGTATGCGGAGTTTGTCTTCATGGATACCTTGTGGCCCGACGTCGACCGCCGCACCTTGTGGACGGCCGTGGACGAATACGCACGCCGGGACCGCCGCTACGGCGGTGCCGTGGACGCGGCCGCCAAGGCCTAA
- the recO gene encoding DNA repair protein RecO yields the protein MSNQSFAARTYRDDAVVLRTHKLGEADRIITLLTHHHGQLRAVARGVRRTSSKFGARLEPFMVADLQLVKGRTLDIVTQAVAKGSYGDNIAANYDRYVVAAAMAETAERLTDVDGETSGAHYLLLVGALASLSRGAHAPALILDSYLLRAVSIAGWAPSFGDCARCGEPGPHGAFNASLGGAVCHECRPPGSPAPAPQTMFLLACLLSGDWAGADASESIHRNEAAGLVAGYVQWHLERTVRSLRLVERA from the coding sequence GTGTCCAATCAATCTTTCGCCGCGCGCACCTACCGGGATGACGCCGTCGTCCTGCGCACCCACAAACTGGGGGAGGCGGACCGGATCATCACCTTGCTGACCCACCACCACGGCCAGTTGCGGGCGGTGGCCCGCGGGGTCAGGCGCACCAGCAGCAAGTTCGGGGCCCGGCTGGAACCGTTCATGGTGGCCGATCTGCAACTCGTCAAGGGCCGCACGCTGGACATCGTCACCCAGGCCGTGGCCAAGGGCAGCTACGGGGACAACATTGCCGCGAACTACGACCGCTACGTGGTGGCCGCGGCCATGGCGGAGACCGCCGAACGGCTCACCGACGTCGACGGCGAAACCTCCGGCGCCCACTACCTGCTGCTGGTGGGGGCCCTGGCCTCGCTGAGCCGCGGCGCCCACGCGCCCGCACTCATCCTTGACTCCTACCTGTTGCGGGCCGTGTCGATCGCCGGTTGGGCTCCCAGTTTTGGCGACTGCGCCCGGTGCGGGGAACCCGGGCCGCACGGGGCGTTCAACGCGTCGCTGGGCGGCGCCGTCTGCCACGAGTGCCGGCCCCCGGGCTCGCCCGCGCCTGCCCCGCAAACCATGTTCTTGTTGGCCTGCCTGCTCAGCGGTGACTGGGCCGGGGCGGACGCGTCCGAATCGATTCACCGGAACGAGGCCGCCGGCCTTGTGGCCGGTTATGTCCAATGGCATCTGGAACGCACTGTGCGTTCCCTCAGACTTGTGGAGCGTGCGTAG
- the leuA gene encoding 2-isopropylmalate synthase, which yields MRNAQKPSGMPVHRYVPFQDQINVSLPDRTWPDKVITKAPRWCAVDLRDGNQALIDPMSPGRKMKMFQLLVKMGFKEIEVGFPSASQTDFDFVRQLIEGGHIPDDVTIQVLTQAREHLIERTYESLVGAKQAIVHLYNSTSVLQRRVVFNQDEDGILDIALQGARLCKKYEETLQETHITYEYSPESFTGTEPEYALRVCNAIADIFEASADNQVIMNLPATVEMATPNVYADSIEWMSRNLHPREGIILSLHPHNDRGTGVAAAELGYLAGADRIEGCLFGNGERTGNVDLVTLGLNMFTQGIDPMLDFSDIDDIRRTVEYCNQLPVAERTPYGGDLVFTAFSGSHQDAIKKGLEALEADAAAAGNAVADHTWAVPYLPIDPKDLGRSYEAVIRVNSQSGKGGVAYLLKNEHNLDLPRRAQIEFSGVIQKQTDTVGGEVSGDQLWTIFNDEYLPAETSSNAWGRYRIGSFTTSTDDDGEMTLIAKMTIDGVTATRTGTGNGPIAALLGILGEDGVDVRVLDYTEHALSEGGDARAAAFVECAVGERVLWGVGIDANTSTASLKAVISAVNRAIRDAQAA from the coding sequence ATGCGAAATGCACAAAAGCCCTCGGGAATGCCGGTCCACCGCTACGTTCCGTTCCAGGACCAGATCAATGTGTCCCTGCCGGACCGCACCTGGCCGGACAAGGTCATCACCAAGGCCCCGCGCTGGTGCGCCGTGGATTTGCGTGACGGAAACCAGGCCCTGATCGACCCCATGAGCCCGGGCCGGAAGATGAAGATGTTCCAGCTGCTGGTCAAGATGGGCTTCAAGGAAATCGAGGTCGGTTTCCCGTCCGCCTCCCAGACGGACTTTGACTTTGTCCGCCAGCTGATCGAGGGCGGCCACATCCCGGACGACGTCACGATCCAGGTGCTGACCCAGGCCCGCGAACACCTGATTGAGCGCACCTACGAATCCCTGGTGGGCGCCAAGCAGGCAATCGTGCACCTGTACAACTCGACGTCCGTGCTGCAGCGCCGGGTCGTGTTCAACCAGGACGAGGACGGCATCCTGGACATCGCACTGCAGGGCGCACGCCTGTGCAAGAAGTACGAGGAAACCCTGCAGGAAACGCACATCACCTACGAGTACTCCCCGGAGTCCTTCACGGGAACCGAGCCGGAATACGCGCTGCGCGTGTGCAACGCCATCGCCGATATCTTCGAGGCCTCCGCCGACAACCAGGTCATCATGAACCTGCCGGCCACGGTTGAAATGGCCACCCCCAACGTCTACGCCGATTCCATTGAGTGGATGAGCCGGAACCTGCACCCGCGGGAGGGCATCATCTTGTCCCTGCACCCGCACAACGACCGCGGCACCGGCGTGGCCGCCGCCGAGCTCGGCTACCTGGCCGGGGCCGACCGCATTGAAGGCTGCCTGTTCGGCAACGGTGAGCGCACGGGCAATGTGGACCTGGTGACCCTGGGCCTGAACATGTTCACGCAGGGCATCGACCCCATGCTCGACTTCTCCGACATCGACGACATCCGCCGCACCGTGGAGTACTGCAACCAGCTGCCGGTCGCCGAACGCACCCCCTACGGCGGAGACCTGGTCTTCACCGCGTTCTCCGGTTCACACCAGGACGCCATCAAGAAGGGCCTGGAGGCCCTGGAGGCCGACGCCGCCGCGGCCGGCAACGCCGTCGCCGACCACACCTGGGCCGTGCCCTACCTGCCGATCGACCCGAAGGACTTGGGCCGCAGCTACGAGGCTGTGATCCGGGTGAACTCGCAGTCCGGCAAGGGCGGCGTGGCGTACCTGCTCAAGAACGAACACAACCTGGACCTGCCGCGCCGGGCCCAGATTGAATTCTCCGGGGTCATCCAGAAGCAGACCGACACCGTGGGCGGCGAGGTCAGCGGCGACCAGCTGTGGACCATCTTCAACGACGAGTACCTGCCGGCGGAGACCTCCAGCAACGCCTGGGGCCGCTACCGGATCGGTTCCTTCACGACGTCCACGGACGACGACGGCGAGATGACGCTCATCGCCAAGATGACGATCGACGGCGTCACCGCCACCCGCACGGGCACCGGCAACGGTCCCATCGCGGCCCTGCTGGGCATCCTCGGCGAGGACGGCGTGGACGTGCGCGTCCTGGACTACACCGAGCACGCCCTGAGCGAGGGCGGCGACGCCCGCGCGGCCGCGTTCGTGGAATGCGCCGTCGGTGAACGCGTGCTGTGGGGCGTCGGCATCGACGCGAACACCTCCACTGCCTCGCTGAAGGCAGTCATCTCGGCCGTCAACCGCGCCATCAGGGACGCCCAGGCGGCCTAG